Proteins from one Cryptomeria japonica chromosome 4, Sugi_1.0, whole genome shotgun sequence genomic window:
- the LOC131069758 gene encoding F-box/FBD/LRR-repeat protein At1g13570, with product MGMSIDRLSDLPDNLLCCKILSRLPLKDAIRSSILSTRWRHLWKHNPCLHFSRDFFQSLNHPDRVRSQCLGYLKHTVDNILLRHSAKLESFRFYFGHSLSRVNVENIAEWIDCAAAKGVKHVGLVINFTRMEIHIPPPLFDCLSLADLELGGFTFSEIPTDFGGFLSLKTCSFSNIVNLTDDKLQQLIALCPHLQKLVLKSCFQLKKLRIRAPDLDSLNLTACCWIESLTADCPRLVKLEVEDCDRLFKMQLNFCMFLQDLSASGFGSFGGATTVKSLKTLSFMACPEISHPPFLALVGSFPDLEELKLTAIFFEDMTRGNMVVPWQDVATLKLLGHKKFPNLKKVYIEISSEMSQNEIAFLAYLLAYTPCLKVISVILPHCPKNIHKQMFIDQLLYLDRLSHEAEIRILNNRELVDAICMEMPFSASDYSRDSD from the exons ATGGGGATGTCAATTGATAGGTTGAGCGACTTACCTGACAATTTATTGTGCTGCAAAATTCTCTCTCGCCTTCCTCTAAAAGACGCCATTCGCTCCTCCATCCTCTCCACTAGATGGAGACACCTCTGGAAGCATAATCCCTGTCTCCATTTCTCTCGTGACTTTTTTCAATCACTGAATCATCCAGACAGAGTGCGAAGTCAATGCTTAGGATACCTAAAACATACAGTTGATAATATTCTTCTCCGCCATTCTGCCAAGCTCGAAAGTTTTAGGTTTTATTTTGGGCATTCATTGAGTAGAGTTAATGTTGAGAATATTGCAGAATGGATTGACTGTGCAGCTGCTAAGGGAGTTAAGCATGTGGGACTTGTCATCAATTTTACCAGAATGGAGATTCATATACCACCACCTCTTTTTGATTGTCTCTCCCTTGCGGATTTGGAGCTTGGAGGTTTTACGTTTTCAGAAATACCCACTGACTTTGGGGGTTTCTTGTCTCTTAAAACGTGCTCTTTTTCTAATATTGTAAATTTGACTGATGATAAGCTTCAACAGCTCATAGCATTATGTCCGCATCTTCAGAAATTGGTTCTGAAAAGCTGTTTTCAACTAAAAAAATTAAGAATTAGGGCTCCGGATCTCGATAGCTTGAATTTGACAGCTTGCTGTTGGATAGAATCATTGACAGCAGACTGTCCTCGACTGGTCAAACTCGAAGTGGAGGATTGTGACAGGCTATTTAAAATGCAGCTAAATTTTTGTATGTTTCTACAAGATCTATCTGCTTCAGGTTTTGGGTCATTTGGAGGAGCTACTACTGTGAAATCATTAAAAACATTATCCTTTATGGCATGCCCAGAGATTTCACATCCTCCTTTTCTTGCCCTAGTTGGCAGTTTTCCTGATCTGGAAGAATTGAAATTAACAGCCATCTTCTTCGAG GACATGACAAGAGGCAATATGGTTGTACCATGGCAAGATGTGGCGACGCTAAAGTTGTTAGGTCACAAAAAGTTTCCAAATCTGAAGAAGGTATACATAGAAATATCATCAGAGATGAGTCAAAATGAAATAGCTTTCCTGGCTTACCTTCTAGCATATACTCCATGTTTGAAAGTTATTAGTGTCATCCTACCTCACTGCCCCAAAAATATTCACAAGCAGATGTTCATAGATCAACTATTGTATTTAGATAGGCTGTCTCATGAAGCAGAGATAAGAATATTAAATAACAGAGAACTAGTtgatgcaatttgtatggaaatgcCTTTTTCTGCCTCCGACTACTCACGGGATTCAgattag